From the genome of Streptacidiphilus rugosus AM-16, one region includes:
- the def gene encoding peptide deformylase produces MSEEQLEEAPQQVIGEEPDTSRGTARPITVVGNPVLHHPCATVTDFGPELQALIDDMFVSMYAAEGVGLAANQIGVGQRVFVYDCPDDDNVRHIGVVVNPVLDDLDPAKRQLDDGNEGCLSVPGAYAELARPDFAVVRGQDRDGKDVVVEGTGFFARCLQHETDHLNGYLYIDRLSKRDRKDALRQMAELTPRYETVPND; encoded by the coding sequence ATGTCGGAAGAGCAGTTGGAAGAGGCCCCGCAGCAGGTGATCGGGGAGGAGCCCGACACGTCGCGGGGGACGGCGCGGCCGATCACGGTGGTCGGGAATCCCGTGCTGCACCACCCGTGTGCCACGGTGACGGACTTCGGGCCCGAGCTGCAGGCGCTGATCGACGACATGTTCGTGAGCATGTACGCCGCCGAGGGCGTCGGGCTGGCCGCGAACCAGATCGGGGTCGGGCAGCGGGTCTTCGTCTACGACTGCCCGGACGACGACAACGTCCGCCACATCGGCGTCGTGGTGAACCCGGTGCTGGACGACCTCGACCCCGCGAAGCGGCAGCTGGACGACGGGAACGAGGGCTGTCTGTCGGTGCCCGGCGCGTACGCCGAGCTGGCCCGGCCGGACTTCGCCGTCGTGCGGGGGCAGGACAGGGACGGCAAGGACGTCGTCGTGGAGGGGACCGGCTTCTTCGCGCGCTGCCTGCAGCACGAGACCGATCACCTGAACGGGTACCTGTACATCGACCGGCTCAGCAAGCGGGACCGCAAGGACGCCCTGCGGCAGATGGCCGAGCTCACCCCGCGCTACGAGACCGTCCCGAACGACTGA